A window of Diospyros lotus cultivar Yz01 chromosome 14, ASM1463336v1, whole genome shotgun sequence contains these coding sequences:
- the LOC127790464 gene encoding vacuolar protein 8, translating into MIIPEDDPVNLANQLLQTLLESTPNTQNFRGKWSLIGAKVAHLKTQLADLSDFPSFPTNALSLELLRSLTQTLYEAISLCKTCQTKNLPSGKLKTQNDVDSVSARLDSHVSDAEVLIKSGVLQDGVVSGSKRELVRVEARNLVTRLQIGTAESRNTALDSVLSLLQEDDKNVLIAVAQGVVPVLVRLLDSSSSPEIKEKTVTAIARVSTVDSSKHVLVAEGLLLLNNLLRVLESGSGFAKEKACVSLLALSQSKENARAIGSRGGISALLEICQAGTPSSQAVAAGVLRNLAAFPEIKENFIEESAVSTLLSLAASGTTSAQENSIGCLSNLVLDDVQLKLLIAREGGIESLKSFWDSAPTARSLEAAVDLLKQLSSCPPIAEVIVSDGFINRLVSVLNCAVLGARIAAARAVYELGFNTKTRKELGECGSIPPLVRMMEGKAAEEKEAAAKALSALLVYAGNRRIFRKEEKGIVSAVQLLDPLVQNLDKKYPVAVLALLVHSKTCRKQMIAAGAYLHLQKLAEIEVEGAKKVLESLGRGKLWGVFARP; encoded by the coding sequence ATGATAATACCTGAAGACGATCCCGTTAACCTGGCAAACCAGCTTCTCCAGACGCTGCTAGAATCCACACCAAACACACAAAACTTCCGGGGCAAATGGTCTCTGATCGGAGCCAAAGTCGCCCACCTCAAAACCCAGCTCGCCGACCTCTCCGACTTCCCTTCTTTCCCGACCAACGCTCTCTCTCTCGAGCTCCTCCGCTCCCTCACCCAAACCCTCTACGAAGCCATCTCCCTCTGCAAAACCTGCCAGACCAAGAATCTCCCCAGCGGCAAGCTCAAGACGCAAAACGACGTCGACTCGGTATCCGCCCGCCTCGACTCTCACGTCAGCGACGCCGAGGTTCTGATCAAGAGCGGAGTCCTGCAAGACGGCGTCGTTTCTGGATCGAAGAGAGAGTTGGTGAGGGTGGAGGCGAGGAATCTGGTGACTCGGTTGCAGATTGGGACGGCCGAGTCGAGGAACACGGCGCTGGACTCGGTGCTGAGTCTTCTCCAGGAAGATGACAAGAATGTGCTGATCGCGGTGGCCCAGGGCGTGGTTCCGGTGCTCGTGCGGTTGCTGGACTCGAGCTCCTCGCCGGAGATCAAGGAGAAGACGGTGACCGCCATTGCTAGGGTTTCGACCGTCGATTCGAGCAAGCACGTGCTCGTAGCCGAGGGCTTGCTGCTTCTAAACAACCTGCTTCGCGTTCTCGAATCGGGAAGCGGATTCGCCAAGGAGAAAGCGTGTGTTTCGCTCCTAGCGCTGAGCCAATCGAAGGAGAACGCCAGGGCGATCGGCTCCAGAGGCGGAATCTCGGCTCTGCTCGAGATTTGCCAGGCCGGAACGCCGAGTTCGCAGGCCGTCGCCGCCGGCGTTCTGCGCAATCTCGCGGCGTTTCCGGAAATCAAAGAGAATTTCATCGAAGAGAGCGCCGTGTCGACGCTGCTTTCTCTCGCCGCCTCGGGAACCACCTCGGCGCAGGAGAACTCGATCGGATGTTTGTCCAATCTGGTATTGGACGACGTTCAGCTGAAGCTATTGATCGCCAGGGAAGGCGGAATCGAGAGCCTAAAGAGCTTCTGGGACTCCGCTCCGACCGCTCGGAGTCTCGAGGCCGCCGTCGATTTGCTAAAACAGCTCTCGTCGTGCCCTCCGATCGCCGAAGTCATTGTCTCCGACGGATTCATCAACCGGCTTGTATCCGTCCTAAATTGCGCGGTATTAGGCGCCAGAATCGCAGCTGCTAGGGCTGTTTACGAGCTCGGATTCAACACAAAGACTCGGAAAGAATTAGGCGAATGCGGGAGCATTCCTCCATTGGTGAGAATGATGGAAGGAAAGGCGGCGGAGGAGAAAGAAGCGGCGGCAAAGGCATTGTCGGCGCTTCTGGTTTACGCCGGCAACCGGCGGATTTTCAGAAAGGAAGAGAAGGGAATCGTCAGCGCCGTTCAGCTTCTGGACCCTCTGGTTCAGAATTTGGACAAGAAGTATCCGGTCGCCGTATTGGCCTTGCTCGTCCACTCCAAGACGTGCCGGAAACAGATGATCGCCGCCGGCGCTTATCTCCATTTGCAGAAACTCGCCGAGATTGAGGTCGAGGGGGCCAAGAAGGTTCTGGAAAGCCTCGGCCGGGGCAAGCTTTGGGGCGTATTTGCCAGACCTTAG